A region of Streptomyces paludis DNA encodes the following proteins:
- a CDS encoding cytochrome P450: MTDSPTCPMGATAEKPLAYPLPRSAECPLAPAPAVRKLRAEKPITKVRIWNGGTPWLITRHADQRALMADPRVSDDDLDPGFPYVNAHRAEVAPHTPRLITNTDAPEHTRLRRTVNGPFVVKRIEKMREPVQRIVDGLIDTMLAGPNPVDLLQAFALPVPSLVIAELLGVPYEDHDFFQSSSGLVLDSTVAPEKAREVSDELSAYLDRLLGEKMTAPGDDVLSELGARVKAGEMTRTEAVHMGVAMLIAGHETTATMISLGTLAFLLHPDQLAVVRGTDDPKVIANAVDEMLRYLTILQTGVRRVAKEDIAIGGAVIGAGDGIIFDLHAANWDPEAFPEADRLDVRRPARLHQAFGYGPHQCLGQNLARLELQVVYGTLYRRIPTLRTAAPVEELEFDHTGTTYGVRSLPVAW; this comes from the coding sequence ATGACCGATTCTCCCACCTGCCCCATGGGTGCCACGGCGGAAAAGCCACTGGCATATCCACTGCCGCGGTCGGCCGAATGCCCGCTGGCCCCGGCTCCGGCCGTACGGAAACTGCGGGCGGAGAAACCGATCACGAAGGTACGGATCTGGAACGGCGGAACACCCTGGCTGATCACGCGCCACGCCGACCAGCGGGCGCTGATGGCCGACCCCCGGGTGAGTGACGACGATCTCGACCCCGGATTCCCGTATGTGAACGCCCACCGGGCCGAAGTGGCACCGCATACGCCCCGCCTGATCACGAACACGGACGCGCCCGAGCACACCCGGCTGCGCCGGACGGTCAACGGGCCGTTCGTGGTCAAGCGGATCGAGAAGATGCGGGAGCCGGTCCAGAGGATCGTCGACGGTCTGATCGACACGATGCTGGCCGGTCCGAACCCGGTGGACCTGCTCCAGGCGTTCGCGCTGCCGGTCCCGTCGCTGGTCATCGCGGAGCTGCTCGGGGTGCCGTACGAGGACCACGACTTCTTCCAGAGCAGCAGCGGTCTGGTGCTGGACAGCACGGTGGCGCCGGAGAAGGCGCGTGAGGTCAGCGACGAGCTGTCCGCGTATCTGGACCGGCTGCTCGGCGAGAAGATGACCGCCCCGGGCGACGATGTGCTCTCGGAGCTGGGCGCCCGGGTCAAGGCCGGCGAGATGACCCGGACCGAGGCCGTGCACATGGGCGTGGCGATGCTGATCGCCGGCCACGAGACCACCGCGACGATGATCAGCCTGGGCACGCTGGCGTTCCTGCTCCACCCGGACCAGCTCGCCGTGGTGCGCGGGACGGACGATCCGAAGGTGATCGCGAACGCGGTGGACGAGATGCTGCGGTATCTCACCATCCTCCAGACCGGTGTCCGGCGCGTCGCCAAGGAGGACATCGCGATCGGCGGCGCCGTCATCGGGGCGGGCGACGGGATCATCTTCGATCTGCACGCCGCGAACTGGGACCCGGAGGCGTTCCCGGAGGCCGACCGGCTGGATGTCCGCAGACCGGCACGGCTGCACCAGGCGTTCGGGTACGGACCGCACCAGTGCCTCGGGCAGAACCTGGCCCGGCTGGAGCTTCAGGTCGTCTACGGCACGCTCTACCGCCGGATCCCGACGCTGCGGACGGCCGCGCCGGTCGAGGAGCTGGAGTTCGACCACACGGGCACGACGTACGGCGTACGGAGCCTCCCGGTCGCCTGGTAA
- a CDS encoding ferredoxin, giving the protein MRAETEAEAAVEVELDVPKCVASGQCVMASPEVFDQRDEDGVAILLERHPGADLLDGVREAVAICPAAAIRLVER; this is encoded by the coding sequence ATGCGAGCGGAAACAGAAGCAGAAGCAGCGGTAGAAGTAGAGCTGGACGTGCCGAAATGCGTCGCATCCGGTCAGTGCGTGATGGCCTCCCCCGAGGTCTTCGACCAGCGGGACGAGGACGGCGTCGCGATCCTGCTGGAACGGCACCCCGGCGCGGACCTCCTCGACGGAGTGCGCGAAGCGGTGGCGATCTGCCCGGCCGCCGCGATCCGGCTGGTGGAACGATGA
- a CDS encoding NAD(P)/FAD-dependent oxidoreductase: protein MRRVVVVGASAAGLAAAETLRREGYDGALTLVGEEPHTPYDRPPLSKQILSGEWSPKRLPLRPYADLDALGLDLRLGVAATGLDTAARTVRLADGVRLPYDGLIVATGVRPRRLPGAGRAHVLRTVDDAVALRDRLGPGRRLAVVGAGFLGAEAAAVARQLGARVTLIEPAPVPLAHAIGAEIGAVLARVHQQNGVELRTGVRVREITGDGVLLADGDLVGADEVLVAVGSLPNTEWLAGSGLTVGDGLVCDAYCAAAPGVYGAGDVARWHNPLFGVDMRVEHRTHAAEQGMAAARNLLRPDARKPFAPVPYFWSDQYDMKIQAYGYLRGHDEVAVVAGELAERRFVAVYRTGDRVTGALAVGMPPKAIRLWRQAIAAGAPRPTAARS, encoded by the coding sequence CTGAGGCGCGTCGTGGTCGTCGGCGCCTCGGCCGCCGGGCTCGCGGCGGCCGAGACCCTGCGGCGGGAGGGCTACGACGGTGCCCTCACCCTCGTCGGGGAGGAGCCGCACACCCCGTACGACCGGCCCCCGCTCTCGAAGCAGATCCTGTCGGGCGAGTGGAGCCCCAAGCGCCTGCCGCTGCGCCCGTACGCCGATCTCGACGCGCTCGGCCTCGACCTGCGGCTGGGCGTGGCCGCGACCGGGCTGGACACGGCCGCCCGTACGGTGCGGCTGGCCGACGGCGTGCGCCTGCCGTACGACGGGCTGATCGTGGCGACCGGCGTACGCCCCCGGCGGCTGCCCGGCGCGGGCCGCGCGCATGTCCTGCGTACGGTGGACGACGCCGTCGCGCTGCGGGACCGGCTGGGCCCGGGGCGGCGGCTGGCTGTGGTCGGCGCCGGGTTCCTCGGCGCGGAGGCCGCCGCGGTGGCGCGGCAGCTCGGCGCGCGGGTGACGCTGATCGAGCCCGCGCCCGTACCGCTGGCCCACGCGATCGGCGCGGAGATCGGCGCGGTGCTGGCGCGGGTGCACCAGCAGAACGGGGTGGAGCTGCGCACCGGCGTCCGGGTCCGGGAGATCACCGGGGACGGCGTGCTCCTCGCGGACGGCGACCTGGTCGGGGCCGACGAGGTGCTGGTCGCCGTCGGGTCGCTGCCCAACACCGAGTGGCTGGCGGGCAGCGGGCTGACCGTGGGCGACGGGCTGGTGTGCGACGCGTACTGCGCGGCGGCGCCCGGCGTGTACGGGGCGGGCGACGTGGCCCGCTGGCACAACCCGCTGTTCGGCGTGGACATGCGCGTCGAGCACCGTACGCACGCGGCCGAACAGGGCATGGCCGCCGCCCGCAACCTGCTGCGGCCGGACGCGCGCAAGCCGTTCGCGCCCGTACCGTACTTCTGGTCGGACCAGTACGACATGAAGATCCAGGCGTACGGGTATCTGCGCGGCCATGACGAAGTGGCCGTCGTGGCCGGGGAATTGGCGGAGCGCCGCTTCGTGGCCGTCTACCGCACCGGCGACCGGGTGACCGGCGCCCTGGCGGTCGGCATGCCCCCCAAGGCGATCCGCCTCTGGCGCCAGGCCATCGCGGCGGGCGCGCCCCGGCCCACTGCCGCGCGGTCCTGA
- a CDS encoding S8 family peptidase, which translates to MRSSKKRAGAVMVAALLTAGLTSGATIGTASAAGAGESGTAAEAFAAKARQALGQGQTGASVVTLITGDRVHVDSQGRVSRVQPAKGREGVRMQVNRVDGQVYVLPADAAELVSQGTLDRRLFNVTGLLKAQYDDAHRATLPLIVSYAKNANQKAAAKAAIADADVSVRSTLPAVRGEALTAPKDETSDVWDALTAEGDQGSEARETAPGIERVWLDGKREALLDKSVPQIGAPTAWEAGYDGTGVKVAVLDTGVDQTHPDLKGVSIVRKDFSGSGNTVDHVGHGTHVASTVAGSGAKSGGKYKGVAPGAKIIDAKVLDDDGFGDESGIIAGMQWAADQGAKIANLSLGGQDTAEVDPLEAAVDKLSAEKNVLFVIAAGNSGPRAETIGSPGSAASALTVGAVDSQDKIADFSSVGPTADGSLKPDITAPGVGIVAAKAAKGTDGSPAADGYVSMSGTSMATPHVAGAAAILAQQHPDWSGQRIKQALTASAKPGAGLTPYQQGTGRADLTKAIAQTVVSEQTSVNFGMQQWPHTNNKPVTKQITYANTGTQDITLDLSLETVGPKGKAAPAGFFSLGAQQVTVPAGGTASVGLTSNTSVGSQDGAFGGSVVAKATEGSQSVRTSFGAIREVESYDLTVKFIDAKGKTSASSASVYGHTGTFWKFAEAGKSGLAKVRVPKGSYLLNATVETPQGKNSPDAAWLVQPKLDVTKNATVTFDARKAKPISITAPDSAKLVDAFANFDLSTGGGGGYESTWMLDSFKGFSVGQVGPAVSSKLFTAQTGGTWRKSGTNYNLLYSRGGSFYTGFTHKTAKSELALVNNKIGSSVKNRKGFGTAVWVAPSGMYGFESESSTVALPGTVKNYVTTPKGFSWAFGAGQFNSRGSDIDAVQIPSVRKSYTAKKTYTETLNVGVFSPKVGGESGIQRYADEMLACIAEFSDGAGHLGVSKTSKQQSTLTLDGKKVVNEKGELCLYIAGLPAKSAKYTVSTDATRATSVAGVTSRLKAAWTFSSKAPAADKIADLPVSTVRFAPALSLTSTAPAGKKFTVPLVIEGPAAKNFKSLAVQVSYDGGKKWSKAPVTTKNGKRSLTLTHPKKATSVSLKAKLTDKSGNIYDVTIEKAYLLK; encoded by the coding sequence TTGCGCAGCAGCAAGAAGAGGGCCGGGGCCGTCATGGTGGCCGCTCTGCTCACGGCCGGGCTCACGTCCGGCGCCACCATCGGTACGGCTTCGGCCGCCGGCGCCGGCGAGTCGGGGACCGCCGCGGAGGCGTTCGCCGCGAAGGCGCGCCAGGCGCTGGGGCAGGGGCAGACCGGCGCGTCCGTCGTCACCCTGATCACCGGTGACCGCGTCCACGTCGACAGCCAGGGCCGGGTGTCGCGCGTGCAGCCCGCGAAGGGCCGCGAAGGCGTGCGGATGCAGGTCAACCGCGTCGACGGCCAGGTGTACGTGCTGCCGGCCGACGCCGCGGAGCTGGTCTCCCAGGGCACCCTGGACCGGCGGCTGTTCAATGTGACGGGCCTGCTCAAGGCCCAGTACGACGACGCGCACCGGGCGACGCTCCCGCTGATCGTCTCGTACGCGAAGAACGCGAACCAGAAGGCGGCGGCGAAGGCCGCCATCGCGGACGCGGACGTCTCCGTCCGCAGCACGCTGCCCGCCGTCCGCGGCGAGGCGCTCACCGCGCCGAAGGACGAGACCTCCGACGTCTGGGACGCACTCACCGCCGAGGGCGACCAGGGCAGCGAGGCCCGCGAGACCGCCCCCGGCATCGAGCGCGTCTGGCTGGACGGCAAGCGGGAGGCCCTGCTCGACAAGAGCGTGCCGCAGATCGGCGCGCCTACTGCCTGGGAGGCCGGGTACGACGGCACGGGCGTGAAGGTCGCCGTCCTGGACACGGGTGTGGACCAGACGCACCCCGACCTCAAGGGCGTCTCCATCGTCCGGAAGGACTTCTCCGGCTCGGGCAACACCGTGGACCACGTCGGCCACGGCACGCATGTCGCGTCGACCGTGGCGGGGTCCGGCGCGAAGTCCGGCGGCAAGTACAAGGGTGTCGCGCCCGGCGCGAAGATCATCGACGCCAAGGTCCTCGACGACGACGGGTTCGGTGACGAATCCGGCATCATCGCGGGCATGCAGTGGGCCGCCGACCAGGGCGCGAAGATAGCCAACCTGAGCCTCGGCGGCCAGGACACCGCCGAGGTCGACCCGCTGGAGGCGGCGGTCGACAAGCTCTCCGCCGAGAAGAACGTCCTCTTCGTCATCGCCGCCGGCAACTCCGGCCCGCGTGCGGAGACCATCGGTTCGCCCGGCAGCGCCGCCTCGGCGCTCACCGTGGGCGCGGTCGACAGCCAGGACAAGATCGCCGACTTCTCCAGCGTGGGCCCGACGGCCGACGGCTCGCTGAAGCCCGACATCACCGCCCCCGGCGTGGGCATCGTCGCCGCCAAGGCCGCCAAGGGTACGGACGGCAGCCCGGCCGCCGACGGCTACGTCTCCATGTCCGGCACGTCGATGGCCACCCCGCATGTCGCGGGCGCCGCCGCCATCCTCGCCCAGCAGCACCCCGACTGGAGCGGCCAGCGCATCAAGCAGGCGCTGACCGCCTCCGCCAAGCCGGGCGCCGGGCTCACCCCGTACCAGCAGGGCACCGGCCGCGCCGACCTGACGAAGGCGATCGCGCAGACCGTCGTCAGCGAGCAGACCTCGGTCAACTTCGGTATGCAGCAGTGGCCGCACACCAACAACAAGCCGGTCACCAAGCAGATCACTTACGCCAACACCGGTACGCAGGACATCACCCTCGATCTGTCGCTGGAGACGGTCGGCCCCAAGGGCAAGGCGGCCCCGGCCGGCTTCTTCTCCCTCGGCGCCCAGCAGGTCACCGTCCCCGCCGGCGGCACCGCGAGCGTCGGCCTCACGTCGAACACCAGCGTGGGCAGCCAGGACGGCGCCTTCGGCGGCTCGGTCGTCGCGAAGGCCACCGAGGGCAGCCAGAGCGTCCGTACGAGCTTCGGCGCCATCCGCGAGGTCGAGTCGTACGACCTCACCGTCAAGTTCATCGACGCCAAGGGCAAGACCTCCGCGTCGAGCGCCTCGGTCTACGGCCACACCGGCACCTTCTGGAAGTTCGCGGAGGCCGGCAAGAGCGGCCTCGCCAAGGTCCGGGTCCCCAAGGGCTCGTACCTGCTCAACGCCACGGTGGAGACCCCGCAGGGGAAGAACAGCCCGGACGCCGCCTGGCTGGTCCAGCCGAAGCTGGACGTGACCAAGAACGCCACGGTCACCTTCGACGCCCGCAAGGCCAAGCCGATCAGCATCACCGCGCCGGACTCCGCCAAGCTCGTCGACGCGTTCGCGAACTTCGACCTGAGCACGGGAGGCGGCGGCGGCTACGAATCCACCTGGATGCTGGACTCCTTCAAGGGCTTCAGCGTCGGCCAGGTCGGCCCGGCGGTCTCCTCGAAGCTGTTCACCGCGCAGACGGGCGGCACCTGGCGCAAGAGCGGCACGAACTACAACCTGCTCTACAGCCGCGGCGGTTCCTTCTACACGGGCTTCACCCACAAGACCGCCAAGAGCGAACTGGCCCTGGTCAACAACAAGATCGGCAGCTCCGTCAAGAACCGCAAGGGCTTCGGCACCGCGGTCTGGGTCGCGCCCTCCGGGATGTACGGGTTCGAGTCGGAGAGCTCCACGGTCGCCCTGCCCGGCACGGTGAAGAACTACGTCACCACGCCCAAGGGCTTCTCGTGGGCGTTCGGCGCCGGTCAGTTCAACAGCCGCGGCTCGGACATCGACGCGGTCCAGATTCCTTCGGTGCGCAAGAGCTACACGGCGAAGAAGACGTACACGGAGACCTTGAACGTCGGTGTCTTCAGCCCGAAGGTCGGCGGCGAGAGCGGTATCCAGCGGTACGCCGACGAAATGCTGGCCTGCATAGCCGAGTTCTCCGACGGCGCCGGTCACCTCGGCGTCTCGAAGACGTCCAAGCAGCAGTCGACGCTCACCCTCGACGGCAAGAAGGTCGTCAACGAGAAGGGCGAGCTGTGCCTGTACATCGCCGGGCTGCCCGCCAAGTCGGCCAAGTACACGGTGAGTACGGACGCGACCCGCGCCACCTCGGTCGCGGGCGTCACCAGCCGGCTCAAGGCGGCCTGGACGTTCAGCTCCAAGGCCCCCGCGGCCGACAAGATCGCGGACCTGCCCGTCTCGACGGTCCGCTTCGCCCCGGCCCTGAGCCTGACGAGCACCGCGCCCGCGGGCAAGAAGTTCACGGTCCCGCTGGTCATCGAGGGCCCGGCGGCGAAGAACTTCAAGTCGCTGGCCGTGCAGGTCTCCTACGACGGCGGCAAGAAGTGGTCCAAGGCCCCCGTCACCACGAAGAACGGTAAGCGGAGCCTCACCCTGACCCACCCGAAGAAGGCCACGTCGGTCTCCTTGAAGGCGAAGCTCACCGACAAGAGCGGCAACATCTACGACGTCACCATAGAGAAGGCGTACCTGCTGAAGTAG
- a CDS encoding sterol desaturase family protein, which yields MRRAAYPALLLLTVVTAVVVPFLGLDPGLATFGFQFTVIAYLLVMERLIPYDRAWHPDRREWGWYGVYFLLTTLGAVVAQQLVAALVAVLSPERPALPLAVEIPLALLAGSLASYLVHRWSHTNPWLWRLHGIHHVPEKVNVANNGVNHVMDVLLAQSVVQLSLSLIGFSQRAVFAVGLFVITQGYFTHANIDVRISWLNYVFASPEQHRLHHSTDLAEAGHFGSDLSVWDRCFGSYTWSPGREPRAVGLHDPASFPTTEAVLASHLQAWRRPAG from the coding sequence ATGCGTCGTGCGGCATACCCCGCACTGCTGTTGCTGACGGTCGTCACGGCGGTCGTGGTGCCGTTCCTCGGTCTCGATCCCGGACTGGCCACCTTCGGCTTCCAGTTCACGGTCATCGCGTATCTGCTGGTCATGGAGCGACTGATTCCTTACGACCGCGCCTGGCACCCGGACCGCCGTGAATGGGGCTGGTACGGCGTCTACTTCCTGCTGACCACCCTCGGCGCGGTCGTGGCGCAACAGCTGGTGGCGGCGCTGGTCGCCGTGCTGTCACCGGAGCGGCCGGCGCTGCCGCTGGCGGTGGAGATCCCGCTGGCGCTGCTGGCGGGCTCGCTGGCCAGCTACTTGGTCCACCGCTGGAGCCACACCAACCCCTGGCTCTGGCGGCTGCACGGCATCCACCACGTCCCGGAGAAGGTCAACGTCGCCAACAACGGGGTGAACCATGTGATGGACGTGCTGCTGGCGCAGTCCGTGGTGCAGCTGTCGCTGAGCCTGATCGGGTTCTCGCAGCGGGCCGTCTTCGCCGTGGGGCTCTTCGTCATCACCCAGGGGTACTTCACCCACGCGAACATCGATGTGCGCATCAGCTGGCTCAACTATGTGTTCGCCAGCCCGGAACAGCACCGGCTGCATCACAGCACGGACCTCGCGGAGGCCGGTCACTTCGGCTCCGATCTGTCCGTCTGGGACCGCTGCTTCGGCAGTTACACCTGGTCCCCCGGCCGGGAGCCACGCGCGGTGGGGCTCCACGACCCCGCTTCCTTCCCGACCACCGAGGCCGTCCTCGCCAGCCATCTCCAGGCATGGAGAAGGCCGGCCGGCTGA